The genomic segment GACAtttcttggttttattttatttgacgaTTACGGTGACGTGTTGACAACAGGacttgtttcctgtttcctttttcacCTCTCACCTCTCAGCTGCTTTCTTTGTCACTTTGCTTCTCTGTGGTGTTTGGATGATCTGAGCACTGGAGCTAGCTTAAGATCATAATACTGCCCTTTGATTTCGAGCTGGGTGAGTTTATTTACAGTCATTTATTCTTTGCTTTTCAAAACGGGTATTGTTCTGTTAaactgtctgtgtctgtctgtgtctgtgtgtctgtgtgtgtctgtgtgtgtctgtgtctgtgtgtgtgtgtgtgtgtgtgtgtgtgtgtgtgtgtgtgtctgtgtgtgtgtgtctgtgtgtgtctgtgtctgtgtgtctgtgtgtctgtgtctgtgtgtgtgtctgtgtctgtgtgtgtgtgtgtgtgtgtgtgtgtgtgtgtgtgtgtgtgtgtctgtgtgtctgtgtgtgtctgtgtgtctgtgtgtgtgtgtctgtgtgtctgtgtgtgtctgtgtgtctgtgtgtgtgtgtgtctgtgtgtctgtgtgtgtgtgtgtgtctgtgtgtgtgtctgtgtgtgtgtgtgtgtgtgtgtgtgtgtgtgtgtgtgtgtgtgtctgtgtgtgtgtgtgtgtgtctgtgtgtctgtgtgtctgtgtgtctgtgtgtgtgtgtgtgtgtgtgtctgtgtgtgtgtgtgtgtgtgtctgtgtctgtgtgtgtgtgtgtgtgtgtgtctgtgtgtgtgtctgtgtgtgtgtgtgtgtgtgtgtgtgtctgtgtgtgtctgtgtgtttgtgtctgtgtgtgtgtctgtgtgtgtgtgtgtgtgtgtgtgtgtgtgtgtgtgtgtgtgtctgtgtgtgtctgtgtctgtgtgtgtgtgtctgtgtctgtgtctgtgtgtctgtgtgtgtgtgtgtgtgtgtgtgtgtgtgtgtctgtgtgtgtctgtgtctgtgtgtgtgtgtgtgtgtgtctgtgtctgtgtgtgtgtgtctgtgtgtgtgtgtctgtgtgtctgtgtgtgtgtgtgtgtgtgtgtgtgtgtgtgtgtgtgtgtgtgtgtctgtgtctgtgtgtgtgtgtctgtgtgtgtctgtgtgtctgtgtgtgtctgtgtctgtgtgtctgtgtgtgtgtgtgtgtgtgtctgtgtgtctgtgtgtctgtgtgtctgtgtgtgtgtgtgtgtgtctgtgtgtctgtgtgtctgtgtgtctgtgtctgtgtgtgtgtgtgtctgtgtctgtgtgtctgtgtctgtgtgtctgtgtgtgtgtgtgtctctgtgtgtctgtgtgtgtgtgtgtgtgtgtgtgtgtgtgtctgtgtgtgtctgtgtgtgtctctgtgtgtgtgtgtgtgtgtgtgtctctgtgtgtgtgtgtgtgtgtgtgtctgtgtgtctgtgtgtctgtgtgtgtctgtgtgtgtgtgtgtgtgtgtgtctgtgtctgtgtctgtgtgtgtgtgtctgtgtgtctgtgtgtgtgtgtgtgtgtgtgtgtgtgtgtgtctgtgtgtgtgtgtctgtgtctgtgtctgtgtctgtgtgtgtgtgtgtgtgtctgtgtctgtgtgtgtgtgtctgtgtctgtgtctgtgtgtctgtgtgtgtgtgtgtgtgtgtgtgtgtgtgtgtctgtgtgtgtctgtgtctgtgtgtgtgtgtgtgtgtgtctgtgtctgtgtgtgtgtgtctgtgtgtgtgtgtctgtgtgtctgtgtgtgtgtgtgtgtgtgtgtgtgtgtgtgtgtgtgtgtgtctgtgtctgtgtgtgtgtgtctgtgtgtgtctgtgtgtctgtgtgtgtctgtgtctgtgtgtctgtgtgtgtgtgtgtgtgtgtctgtgtgtctgtgtgtctgtgtgtctgtgtgtgtgtgtgtgtgtctgtgtgtctgtgtgtctgtgtgtctgtgtctgtgtgtgtgtgtgtctgtgtctgtgtgtctgtgtctgtgtgtctgtgtgtgtgtgtgtctctgtgtgtctgtgtgtgtgtgtgtgtgtgtgtgtgtgtgtgtctgtgtgtgtctgtgtgtgtctctgtgtgtgtgtgtgtgtgtgtgtctctgtgtgtgtgtgtgtgtgtgtgtctgtgtgtctgtgtgtctgtgtgtgtctgtgtgtgtgtgtgtgtgtgtgtctgtgtctgtgtctgtgtgtgtgtgtctgtgtgtctgtgtgtgtgtgtgtgtgtgtgtgtgtgtgtgtctgtgtgtgtgtgtctgtgtctgtgtctgtgtctgtgtgtgtgtgtgtgtgtctgtgtgtctgtgtctgtgtgtctgtgtgtctgtgtgtctgtgtgtctgtgtgtgtgtgtgtgtgtgtgtgtgtctgtgtctctgtgtgtctgtgtgtgtctctgtgtgtgtgtgtgtgtgtctgtgtgtctgtgtgtctgtgtgtgtctgtgtgtgtgtgtgtgtgtctgtgtctctgtgtgtgtgtgtgtgtgtgtgtctgtgtctgtgtgtgtgtgtgtgtgtgtgtgtctgtgtgtgtgtgtgtgtgtgtgtctgtgtgtgtgtgtgtgtgtgtgtgtctgtgtgtgtgtgtgtgtgtgtgtgtgtgtgtgtctgtgtgtgtgtgtgtgtgtgtgtgtgtgtgtgtgtgtgtgtgtgtgtgtgtgtccacagttTTGACAGAAATAGTCTTTGACCTCAGTTCGtgtttagaatttattactgtaaatattatttttacctcattttattttatctattttaccttatcttattttaccttattttggttgtattgcaccgcgggacggagacaaatgaaatttcgattccactgtatgtctggcatattttgaaattgacaataaagttgactttgactttgtgttCCCTTCTCCCTCAGATTGAACGTATTTAGCATCAGATGTGATCCTTCCTCATGAAGCTGTCTGACTGACTGGTCCTGCTACCGGCTCGTTGAAacacagcttgtgtgtgtgtcagcagagcAGGATGTCAGACAGTGGGAATCAGTCCTGTCTGATGGGAGCAGAGGACACCCTGTCCTTCTTGGTATGCATCCTGTCTTTTATGTACTCTAACAAACTGTCCGATTGTAAATCAGGTTTATCTGATCAAATCAGGGAGTTTGACCACAGCAGGAACACGCTGCAGCTTGTTGGTAGGATGAGTTGGTTCAAAGATGTGAGTATTCAGTGGTTGAGTGAGACATGCTTTGATTGTTAAATTGTAGACTTATCATTTCATAGTgaatatcacaaaaaaacaaactgtaacatgtctctttattgatttaaagaTCCTACAGCAGCAGAGAGCCAAAAGTGATTCAGAATTCAGTCCAGTAGTTATTAATGTTTTTAGAGCTGAAATGATTTGGTCAGTTAATCAGTCAAATTACTCATTTAGGATTTATCTGTTTTATCAATTAAATCATCTACTGAGAGAGTTTGAAAAGTGTGGACGTTGGATTCAGTAACTTCCAGGTCTGGAGAAGAATGGAAAAatacctgtgtgtctgtcctttTCTGTTCTGTTATATAACATCCTGAattaatcaacaacaacaacaacaaaatcattGATGAATTGTGCATAGCGTTGAGACATGAGTTAGTGCGATGTCATTCAAAGCAACAATAACACAGagtagaataaaatagaatgtATCTGAATAGATGTTTCTCCCTTACATTCAGCTACACTGGGatatcagtcagtcagtctccTAAAGTCAGCTTTATGAACATCAAGACAGAAGAGCAACAACAAGCATGAAAAGATACACAAGGGAAGAATAAGAACAAAATCTATATATTCAAATATGAACTGGATAAACAATGAACTCTTTCTGAAACATGATGAAGACAGTGTGTAGAACAAAAACAAGTGTTGTCTTGTTCTGATTTATAGAAAATGAAAATCTTCACTTGCTATGAAATGTTGCTCATATAagatttaatattattattattattctttcaCGTGTTCATGGTGAGGTCATTGTCCTCACTGTATCAGGTCACTGATGCCTCCCTTTAATAAATCCAGGGATGGTTGTGCCATCAGCATCtttactgatgatgtcattgttcTGGCTTGAAACACGGCCATGTGTGTGCACGGGGAAAAGTGTTTTAGCCGATCCTCTAAACCGTGGTTgaatagtttttgtttgtgcgGCTCAAATGATATCATGTTGTTATAAAGCCTGAGCACGACCCAGAAAGCTGCTGGTGGTGCtggttctgtttttaaaaataaaaccagcagaataaagattgATGAGCAAACAACGATGTTGAATAAGTCGCCAAACAGCTGTTGGTGTGTGACTGTGGGATCACATGATGTCTGTCTGCTGTACAGGTCTGTGTGTTTCGCGCGTTGGAGGACTGGGCCGGCCTGGGTCAGGTGGAGGACTATCTGAGTGTTTTGGAGTACCTACTGTGGGTCTTCACGCCTTTGGCCATCGTCTTCATCCTGCCCTTCCTCATCGTCATCCTGCTTTACCTCTCCATACTCTTCCTCCATGTCTATAAGGTAAATCCGTCTGTAATGGACATGTTTGAGTACTTTGATAAACAGTGACAGCTTGTAGTCTTAGGTTGATCACGTCCTCTTGTTAGGCCtccatctttattttctctgccCTCATTAACGTCTGTTTCCCTCTCCATGATGTCTGAACTAAGAACACTACGGCTGCACCTGACTAACAGTTATGACACCTGAACTGTTTTTTAATATGAAGCTTTGGGATCCAACAAACTCTTTCATCAGCCCACAGTGGTATCTTGATTTCATTACAAGAcatttttacattacattttctcttttatcagAAGTGCACATAACAGCAGGCTGTAGCTGTGCATCAAAACGTCTTTCATGTACTCTTGTTGTCATTAAAATCTTTTAACCAGATGAAGGATTTCAATCAGCTGAAGTAAGACGGTTCTGCATCCTTCCTACAACCTCCTCGACAACACTGATAACAAACGTGAAATTGTCTTTTTCAAACTGTTTAAAGAACAAGAAATGgttacagagaggagaggacctCGGGATAATTTGGCCCGTTTTCAGATGTTAACAAACACTAAACTAGAGCTGTCCCAAACGATTATTTTTCAAACGATTAATCTAACGATTATTTTTTCGATTAATTTAATGATTAATCTAACAATTAATTTTTCAGTTAACGATGATTTAACATTACTTGATCAATGTAACTATTCACACAATAAGGATATCAAACCATTTCTTGTtaacatttcaatatttattaaacatttctttaacatgGCACTTCATTGCTCCTCAAGAATCTCTCCAAAATAAAATTCTTtgtgatgaaataaaatgtgctaAATAATGCATTCTGATGCCAGATGTAGCatctaacaaaataaataataatacaaaaattcACCCAGGAGGAATACAAAAAAAGGGTCACTTTTAGACTTGCTTTGTCatttttgtagttgttttttttcactctcgATACatcccaaaaaaataaaaagtgcagaAATTTGACTGCCAAAAATAGAAAGAATGAACAAGCAATCATACAGTTTgatttgtgtctctctgtgcaTCAATAAAAACCTGATTATGTAATAAACAGATTTACCTCAAGAAGAAGAATCAACAGCAGGGTTCTGTAAATCTTCTGTCAGTGTAACATGAGAGATGAGTCCCTCTCTGGATGTTCTAAAGTGATCAGTCACATTTCTGTTAGTCATTCAGcaggaaacagacacacagtgctAAATAACTGAAACGTTCCTCATAGTTCACAATGATACTGCGCCCCCCTGTGGGACACACGGGTATAACAAGTGAAGCATAGTCGCTCTGTTATCGACTGGTCATGTCTGAATGTGTAACATTTATATGAATAGAGAAATGTTAAAGGGACTGTACATTAAGAGCtttcatcctcacacacacacacacacacacacacacacacacacacacacacacagctgttatgtGTAACATGAATGAAACTGCACGCTGTGCGGCTGCTATTCAAAACATGCGATGCACATGCACTACTCGGGCGTGCAGTGTGACTAAAGCTTGATGACATTGATAAGATCCTGGGACACATTCCAAACTGCTCCTAAATGTCATCAGTTAGAGTTTTGATTTCTTACCGTGTATCACTCAGAACTTtcctgactcttttttttgaaACCATAGAGGAAGAATCAACTGAGGGAAGCTTACTGCAACAACCTGTGGGACGGGGCCAGGAAGACTCTGGCTACTCTGTGGGACGGACATGGAGCCATCTGGCATGGTAAGACACTGGGCTTTATTTGACATGCTGTGTGTTCAGAAGGTGATATCACCTGAAcagaacaaaaaggaaaaactgcACACCGTCATGTCATTGTTGATGTTGAGCTGCAGGCTTGTGAAgaagggaaattaaaaaaaagtgtcacatTGATTTGAAAAGTTCTGAGGGTATGTGATTAAGGAGCTCAAAGTCCATTtcataaaaagagaaagatgcCCCATCAGTACCACCATCATCCTTTGGTTCATTAACTTCAGTTTTAAGGGACCTGGGGGctaattttttttctaaagggtCCATAGAAGTCAAATCAATCATCAAAATATCTGAGCCAGAGAATGGTCACAGAATTGAGGTTTTGGACCCAACTATATGTTATTCAAAGCTTGATGGTGAAACACAACTCCACTAAAGTCAGTATTGTGGGCGGCTTTAATTGGGGAACGCCGCACAGAGACTGAGTGTCCTGTACCTGTGACTCGTtcttatcaaaataaaatcaaagtcCAGATAAGtttgttgatttattaaaacaaaagagTGAACATAATTCTAATCAAAAGGTTAAAAGAGGATGATAATTGATGACAATGAGGAAAACCCCACTCAAACCCCTCTTTGTCTGCCTCGCGCCACACACAggttaaaaacaaagtcaagCCACGCCCACTGCTAATTACTGGAAATGATATCAAACCCAAATAAGAagcaaaacataacaaataatcaacagaggtaaaaatacacattatggCTCCTATAGTTAGGGTTCATCTTGTCTCCTCAGGCTTCTTCTGTACTGAAgctgaacatgttttaaaaatctcCACATTGGTTAGTGTTTAACAATGAATGAACATTggaatgtgtatgtgtttgatgTCAGTCGTCTTGAAGACATTTCACCTGTCCTACCAGAGACATCTTCAGTTTTATACTAACTAACTGAAAGGTGGACAGAGCTACACATGTAAGCCTCTTTGGATAGTCACATGAGTAGTTGACCTAGTTTGACCTAAAGTGGTTAACAGCCCCGCTCGCCTGTGGCTCGTTGGGGTCACATGTTTCAAAGTGGGACTACAGAAAACCCCCACAGAGGAGTTTCTTTTAAACGTGTGTCACTTGTTGTCCCAGGCTATGAGATTCATGGGATGGAGAAGATCCCAGACAAAGGACCAGCACTGATCGTGTACTATCATGGAGCCATTCCAATAGACTACTACTACTTCCTGGCTAGTGTCATCATCCAGAAGGGCCGGACCTGCCACTCTGTAGCGGACCACTTCCTCTTCAAGATCCcaggtctcacacacacacacacacacacatgcatactcATACAATCCCATCAGATACAACTGGcctcattatattttctgtttacctttttttgttttctgtgtgtgtgttttttgtttcctttttaaatgacaGCTTTATCACTAACCTCTCTTAACCTCCTCACGCtgtctcccgctctctctctctacctctgctGCAGGTTTTAAGTTGCTGTGCGAGGTGTTCAGTGTGATTCACGGTCCTCAGGAGGAATGTGTGCGAGCACTGAAGAACGGTCACCTGTTGGGGA from the Labrus bergylta chromosome 4, fLabBer1.1, whole genome shotgun sequence genome contains:
- the tmem68 gene encoding transmembrane protein 68 translates to MSDSGNQSCLMGAEDTLSFLVCVFRALEDWAGLGQVEDYLSVLEYLLWVFTPLAIVFILPFLIVILLYLSILFLHVYKRKNQLREAYCNNLWDGARKTLATLWDGHGAIWHGYEIHGMEKIPDKGPALIVYYHGAIPIDYYYFLASVIIQKGRTCHSVADHFLFKIPGFKLLCEVFSVIHGPQEECVRALKNGHLLGISPGGVREALFSDETYPLLWGKRRGFAQVAIDSQVPVIPMFTQNLREGFRSLGNLRFYRWVYERFRFPAAPVYGGFPVKFRTFLGDPIPYDPNVNAAELAEKVQQAVQSLIDQHQQIPGNILRALLERFHSKVKDH